The genomic DNA CCCGTGATGATGCGTAGCATCGCCAGCCCCAAAGAAATCGAAACGCCGATACATAAGCCCTTTTTCATTGCGGCGGAAGTGATCCCGCCCGCGCTCATGCGCTCGACCTGCTTATTGAGAACGTGCACGGCGGGCTCCGCCGCCACCACGAAATAACCGATGAGCATTCCGACGGGAATGAGCAGCCAACCGCCGTACAGCCCCGCGAGCGCCTCGCCGATCTCTCTGCCGACGGGCATAAATCCGACGTTCGCGCCCGTCAGAAAGAGCACCAATCCGACAAAGGTATATATAAACCCGAAACCGATCTTGAACAATTGTTTTTTATGAAAGGAACGCGATACGATCTGAAAAAGCACGAAAAACGCGAGAATGGGCGAAAGCGCGATGCCCACTTCTTTGGCGTAGTCGGCAAACCCGTGCATATATTGCATGAAAACGCCCTGCGTGTCGGAAACCGCGCCCACGTGCAGCGCGTTCATATCGTATTCCAATCCCGAAACGTGAAAGGTGATCCCCAAAATCAGAACGGCGATGACGGGGCCGATACTGGAAAGCGCGACCAGACCGAAGGAATCGTCCTGCCCGTGCTTATCGCCGCGGATGGAAGCGACGCCCACGCCGAGCGCCATGATGAACGGCACGGTCATCGGGCCGGTCGTCACGCCGCCCGAATCGAACGACACCGCCCAGAAATCTTTAGGCACGAAGGCGATACAGAGAATAAACGCGAGCGTGTAAAAGACGATGAGCAGAATATTGAGCCGCACGCGGAAGACGATGCGCAGCATCGCGATCATCAGAAACAGCCCCACTCCCACCGCTACGGTGACGATGAACAGATAGTTATTGACAGCGGACACCTGATTGGCGAGGATCTGCAGATCGGGCTCTGCGATCGTGACGATGATGCCGATGACAAAGGAAATGAGCGCGATGAGCCAGATCTTGCGCGAATGGGTGATGGTCGAGCCGATCTTTTCGCCGATGACCAGCATGGACATATCCGCGCCGAGCATAAAACTGCCCAGCCCCACGATGAGCAAAAACACGCCGACGATAAACAGGACGAAAGTGCCCGTTTCCAGCGGCGTTAAAATGATGCTCAGCCCCATCACGATGAGCGCGATGGGCAAAATGGAAGTCAGCGATTCGAATATCTTGTCTTTCAGCGCGTTGGTCATGGCGGTTCTCCGTTTTTATAAAATGGGTACGGTTTATTATATCACATAAACGCATTTCCTGTCAATGATTTAACCATGGTTTACTTTCTCCCCGCGACGATCAGGCGGTCCATCGCGCCGATATCCTGCATGGTTTTAAAATAGTAATCATTCTTTTTCCCTTCGACGGAGGCGTAAATATTCATGATTTTCGAAGGACCGTCCTCTTGCGTCGAATAGGCGATCACGTCCTCCAATTTAAATTTCGCGACCGAAACGATTTGCTTTTTCTTGAATTTTACGATGCAGAGCGCGCCGTCCGCGTAAGAGAGGACGATTTGCCTCGAGATCGAATAGCCTACGTCCTTGAACATACCGAAAAACGATTTCGGTTTCGCGCCGAGATAACCCTCTAAAAAGGCGTTGTTGTGATCGAGATACCCGCCCTCTTTCAGAGCGTCTGCAATTTGGTTTTTATTCATATTCTCTCCTTTTCCGTCCCGCTTACGGGCGGAACATTTTTAATTTATTTTTCACGATCTCCACTTTGAATTCGAGATCGTCGTACAATTCCCCGTCTACGTTCATGGTAAATTTGTTTTCGGGAACCACGATTGCGCGCTCGCAGCGCTCGAAACGGGTAAATTTCTGTTCGAGGATCTTACCCTTCATCAGTTTGAGGAACGCGCCGGGGATCTGGCGGCGCCTGACGTCGTCCACCACAACGAAATCCAAAAGCCCGTCGTCTATTTCCGCCGCGGGACACATACGGATCCCGCCGCCCAGCGTGGTGCCGTTGCCGACGCACGCAATGAGCGACTGATAGCGGTGCTCCTGCCCGTTGCATTCGGTGCGAACGCTGTAATTTTTAAATTTGAAGAGCGAAATGACGAGGCTGAAAATATATTGCAGTTTGCCGCGCAATATTTTCGAGCGGCGGCAACGCTGCAAAATTTCCACGTCGATGCCCGTGCCGATGATGTTGATGCCGCGCACGCCTCCGTCCAGTTGCATATAATCGGTGTACTTCGCCTCGCCGTTCAAAACGAGGTCGAGCGCTTTGAGCGGATCGAGCGGAATGCCCGCGCACACGGCAAAATCGTTGCCCGTACCCGCGGGAATGAGCCCCAGACGGCAGTTTTCGAAATTGGAAAACCCGTTGATTACTTCGTTCAAAGTGCCGTCGCCGCCAATGGCGAGAAGGTCGCACGGCCCTTCGCTCGTGAGTTCGTGCGCGAGATGGATCGCCTGTTTTTCGCGCTCTGTTTCGAATACGCGGAATTCCGTTTTGAGGGATAGCAATTTTTCCTGCACCTTATGGAAAGCGCGGCGCACTTTTCCGCCGTTCGATACGGGGTTGAGAATGATATTCAGCATTTTTCCGAAGTACCTCGTTCCATGACGTTTTATATTTTCATTATAACATGAAACCGCGCCGATTTGCAATTTTTTTGCAAAGATGTTATAATGATTTTATGAAAGAACTCATTCCCGAACAAATCCAAATTCTGGCACAGGGATGCCCGTTCCCGCTGTACGTGACGGGCGGCGCCGTGCGCGACTGCCTCGCGGGCTTAAAATGCGCCGCAGACTGGGACCTCGCCGCGCCCGTTTCCGCCGAAACGTTCGAAAAAGCGGCGTGCAAATGCGGGTTCACGGTGCAGAGCGTATATAAGCACACGGGCACCGTGAACGTATCCAAAGAGGGAGTGAAGATCGAATTCACATCCTTCCGCTCGGACAAGTACCGCCGCGGCGAGCACGCGCCCTGCGACGTCGTATTCACTGACGATATCGAAACGGATGCGAAACGGCGGGATTTTAAATGCAACGCGGTGTATTACGAGATCGCCCGCGGCGAATTCGTCGATCCGCTGGGCGGTATCCGCGATATCCGCGATAAAATCATTTCCACCACGAGAGAGGCGGACGAAGTATTTTCCGAAGACGGCCTCAGACTGATGCGTCTGGCGCGTCAGGCGGCGCAACTGGGTTTCACGCCCGACTTTCCGACCCTGTTCGGCGCAAAGTTCAACGCCGCGCTCATCGGCAAAATTTCCGTGGAACGCGTCTTTTCCGAACTCATGCTCATTCTGCACGCCGACGAAAAGTACGGCATACCCTACGCGCAATATAACGGGCTGAAAGTTTTGCAGTCGACGGACGTACTCAGATATATCCTGCCCGAACTCGCCCTCGGCGACGGCATGCCCCAGCGCGCCGATTTCCACGACCACGACGTTTTGGAACATACGCTTCGCACCGTGAAATATGCGGATCGGCGCATACGGCTCGCCGCCCTTTTACACGACGTGGGAAAACCCTACTGTTATCGGAATTTCGGCAACTATCACCGGCACGAGATCGAGGGCGCGCGCATCGCGGAAGAAATTCTTACCAGACTGAAAGCGCCGAACAAAGTCATCGAAGATACGGTCGCATTGACGCGCACGCATATGTACGATCTCAATAATCAGACCAAGGAGAGCAAGATACGCGCCTTTATCGTGGAAAATTTTGCGCTTTATCCGCGCATTTTGCTCGTCAAACAGGCGGATTACTCGGGTTGCAAGGACGATCTGCACGTATGCCCCACCGTGCGGCGCTGGACTGAAATTTACGATAAAATGAAAGCGGCGCGCGCGCCGTTTACGCTGAAAGAACTGAATATCTGCGGCAAAGACCTCGTCGGAGAAATCGAGGACAGAAATATCGGCAGAATTTTGCACGCGCTTCTTTTGCAGTGCGCCAAAAATCCCGCGCTCAATCGGCGCAATTATCTCTTGCAAGAGGTAAAACGGCTGGAAGAAACGGGAGAAATATAGTCATGGCGGAAATATTTTCGGCGATCGCCGTCGCGGTGAGCGCGCTCACGCTGATCGTGGCGATCGTCATTTACAATAAAATAAAACTTTTTCCGACGCGCGGGGGCACTTCGGACGACACGTACAGACTCGAACAGAAACTGGATAAGATCGGGTACCTCACCGAAAACAACGCGCAGAATATGCAGGGCTTCGCCGAATATTCGGCGAAAAACCAGAGCGCGCAACTGGCGGGCATGCAGGCGAAAATGGACGAACTGAACCGCCTGACCGAACAGCGCCTGAACGACATTTCGCGCACGCTCGCGGGCGAGATCAAATACATGAGCGAGCAGAACGCCAAAAATCTGGAACAGATACGCCAGACGGTGGACGAAAAACTCTCCTCCACGCTGGAAAACCGCCTGAACAAATCCTATTCGCTCATTAACGAACGGCTGGAAGCGGTGTACAAGGGCATCGGGGAAGTGCAGCAGCTGGCGGGCAGCGTTTCGGATATCAAGAAAGTATTCACGAACGTAAAACTGCGCGGCACCTGGGGCGAAGTGCAACTTTCGGCGCTGTTGGAACAGATGCTTTCCCCCAACCAATACCGCGCCAACGTGCGCATCAATCCCCTCGACAACGCCGTGGTGGAATTCGCCGTGCTCCTCCCTTCCCGCGAGGACGAAACGGTGTATCTGCCCGTAGACAGCAAATTCCCCGTCGAGGAATATCAAAGGCTCATCGACGCGGGCGACGCCATGAACAAGGAAGCGGCGGACAAGGCGCTGAAAAATCTGGAACGCGCCCTCAAATTGCAGGCGGACACTATCGCGAAAAAGTATATTCTGCCGCCGCTCACCGCGGACTTCGCCATCATGTTCCTGCCGCTGGAAGGGCTGTACGCCGAAACGCTGAAAATACCCGGGCTGAGCGAGTATTTCGCCTCGCGCCGCATCATGGCGTGCGGCCCCACAAACTTCGGCGCGCTTCTGACCACTTTACAGATCGGTTACAAGACCGCCGCCATCGAAAAGCGTTCGGGCGAATTGTGGGAACTGCTGTCCGCGTTCAAGCACGAATTCGGAAACTTCGTCAAAATACTGGAAAAGACGCAGAAAAAATTACAAGAGGCGCAGGACACCATCGAGAGCGCCGCCAAAAAGACGCGCACCATAGAAAGAAAACTGAAAAACGTGGCGGAGATCTCCCCGTCGCGCGCAGATCTGCTGTTAGGCGACGGCGACGACGAGCCCGACGGCGGCGAGAACGAAGTTACCTGAAATTTACTCTATGCAATAGATTGCATTCGCAGACGTTTTATAATATAATATAGATATGAAAATACGCAAGATCACCGCGGCGACCGCGGAAGAAGAACAGATCATACAGCGGCTTTTTGCGCTGAACGAAACGAACGCGCCCTTTTCGGAAACAAAAGTGCAGGGCGCGAATATTTTTCAGGGAGACGGGATCGTGTACGCGTCCTCTCCCAGACGCTTTAAACTCTTTACAAAAACGCGCGACGTTCTGCTCGTGCGCGAGGGCGAGGGGCACTTTAAGTGGGCGCGCGGCGAAATGGATTTCCGCTGCGGCGAAGCGTTTGAAATAGAACAAGCGGGCGAATACGAGGTAAACGGAAAATGCGTTTTCGCCGTTTACCGCCAAAAATAAAAGGAGGAAAAGATATGGTCAAGGCAAACGTCATTCCGGGTAAATTTTTATCCTGTCTGTTGGGAATTTTCATCGGCATATTGCTCACACTCGGCGGGCTGGTCGGTGGCGGGTTTTACGTGTATAAAAACGTCAAGGTAGGTTCGCTTCTCGGGCTGCTGCCGCAGGAAACCGACAACTGGCTCTCGGACGAATACGCGCAAAACACCATCGAAGGTCTGGTCAAAGAATTACAGAGTTTGGCAAACGGCGACATCACTTTGGAAAAAGTCGCCCAGATTTCCCCTGCCGCCGGCGACAAGATCGACGAGGTGCTCGACAACGTCAATCAGAACGGCATCGTCACGCTCGATCGGGACGCGCTCTATAAGACGCCGATCAATCAACTTACGTCCAACCTCATGGACGTCGTCATCATCACATCTACGCTCGATTCCCTTTCGGAAACGATGAATTTCGCCTTGCCCGATATGCCCCTCATCACGGGCGGCGGGCAGGATAAGGAAGTATGGGTATACACCGCCGTCAACGACAACGAAACGCACACCATCGACAAGGCGATCGCCCTCGGCGACTATACCTATTATACCAGGAGTTCGAAATACGAGCGGGTTACCGAAGAAAAAATCACGTCCCTCTATTCTCTTTCGGGCGTTGTCACGGACGAAAACGGATACCTCAAAAAGGACGGCAAATTCATCTACGCACGCGACGTCGTGCAGGGGGATTCGGGCGAAACCTATCGCTATACCAAACTCGAACGGGATAGCAAACTCATCGATGCGGCCGACGGCGAAACGTATACGTTCCTGACCGATCAGTTATTTTTCAAGAACGGCCCCGACGGCGAATATACGAAACTTACTTTGACAGACGGCGGAAGCCGCACTGTGTATGCCGTTCCCTCCGCCTACGCCTATCGCCTGCTGTACGCCGAACAGGGTGACGGATACGTGCTCGCCACCAAAACGGACGAGGGCGGCAATCCCGTTTCGGGCAGCGGCGGCTTTGAAATTTTAACGCAGTTCGAAAACGTGCACCTGTTCGCGGAAACGGACGTTTACGACGAGGTCACGGAGCCGACCGAAGAGATCGTTCGAAACAATCTTCTCTTTGTCAAGACGGACGGCATCGGTTCCCTTCCCGTCAATTACGGCATCACGGCGCTCTCGGGCGCGCTCGACGTCAATACGCTCACCCTCAACAAAGTGGGCGAATACTTCGGCATTTCGCTTACGAACGACATTTTAAAAGAAATCACCGACGTCCCCCTCGGCTATATGTCCGAATCCATGCAGGACGCCATGCAGAACATTCAACTTGCCTCCGTACTCAAACTCGACGGTTCGAGCAGTTCCATTTTACTGTACCTCGCCTACGGCGAAAAAGGGATCGATTATACGGTGGGCGCGGACAATCAGATCGTACCCGTCAACGAACCCAAAACCATTACCGAAGTCATGAACTCCATCGACACCATCAAGATCGGCAACATCGTCGAGATCGATGAAAATTCCCATTCGCTCATGCAGGCGATACAGGACTGGTCGATCGACGATTTCGGCAAGGCGGATAAGATCAATTCGCTCAAACTGGGCGACGTCATCGCCGTGACCGAAGATTCGCCGCAAATTTTGAAAGCGCTGAAAAACGTGACGCTTGGCGGTTTCTCCGAGGCGATCGACGCGCTGACGCTCGAAGATATGCTCGGCGAAATCGAAGAGAGCAACACCATTTTGTACGCGCTCAAAGACTGCACCATCAATACGCTCGCCTCCTCTATCGGCAGCCTCGCCGTGCAGGACCTGTTTGCAAACGACATTTACGAATACCATAAACTGAGCGAAAACGAAGATTTCTCAAAATATCCGAACGATCAACTGTTCGTATGGGAAGACGGCAGATATCAGCCGTACGATCCTTCCAGACACGACGCGGACGCGGTGTACGCGCGCTATCCGATCGGCTACGACGGAACCAACTATATCAGCGGCTACGAAAATATTCCTCTGTACGCATATAAAGACGGCGAATACGTACTTGCGACTGAAACGACAGGCTGGAAACTGCCCGTCGGCGCCGCAAACACAAACTACTATTACCGCGATACGAACGGCAAATACGTGCTTGCTGAAACGCAGAACGGTGTGTACACGCACGCCGTGCTCTACTACCTCGACGCGCAGGAAGAACTTGCGGAAATACAACTTGTGCCCGCGGAACTTTCGATCAAGGCGGAATTTAAAACATCCGTGCTCTATTCGAAGTTCAAATTCGCTGTAAACGACGGCGGCTACGACTTTGCCAACCTCTACTATTTCGATTACGACAATTCAGCCTTTAAGCGCGTGGAAACGACGTACGATATCAAAACGGGCAAATATACGGTTTCCGCCGATGACGCGGATAAGACTCTGTACACCCACGGCAAGGCCGTCGGCGTATGGAAATACCTGCTCACGGATAAAGACGGAATGGAAATGATCTGCACGGTCAACAACATCGGATCGCTCGTCGCCAACGTGAGTTATAACGTGAACAACACGAAACTCAAAGATCTGAATGCGGACGGACTCATCAAAGTGAATTCGGCAAGCGGCGCGGACATTTTCGGTACGCGCATTCCCGCGATCATCTCGCCCACGCATATAGAAACGACGCTGGGAGAACTCACCATCGGGGACGCGATCAACGTAATCGTGGACGCCCTCAAAATGCTGCCGTAATTAAAATATGAGCGCGGAAAGAAATTTCCGCGCTCTTTTTTGAAAAAACGGCAAATAAAGTTGACGGACAAGCCGAAAAGAAGTATAATATTAAATGCACAAAGTGCGCAAACCTTGCATATCTTTTTCAGATATGCCGAATAAGACCGGGAGGTGAAAACATGAAATACGAAATGCTCTATCTGATCGACTCCTCGATCGCGGAAGACGCGAGAGAAGCGTTGATCGCCAAATTTGAAGGGCTCGTCGCCAGCCTTGGCGGCAAGGTTCTTTCCACCGATAAGTGGGGCGTAAAGAAACTGGCTTACCCTATCGATTACAAGAGCGACGCTTTCTACGTTCTGATGACGTTCGAGGCTGACGGTTCTTCCATCAAAGAACTGGACAGAGTCTGCGGCATTACGGACGGCGTATTGAGAAGAATGATCACGAAAGCGAACTGATCGGAGAAAATCATGAACAAAGTTTTTTTAATTGGTAATTTGACGCGCGACCCCGAACTTTCGGAAACCGCGAGCGGCATCAGCGTTTGCCGTTTCGCCATTGCGGTCAACCGCAGATTCTCTTCCGCCGACGCGGAGAGACAGACCGACTTTTTTAACGTGACGGCATGGCGCGGTCAGGCGGAAAACATCGCGAAGTTTACCAAAAAGGGAAGCAAAGTAGCGGTTGCGGGCAGTATTCAGATCCGCAACTACGAGGACAGCCAGGGACAGAAACGCACCGCGGTTGACGTTGTTGCGGACGAAGTGGAGTTTTTATCTGCGAGAAACGCGGATTCCGACGGCGGTTCGGATTTTTCCGCGCCCGCTCCCAAGAAAAAACCCACCCTGCAAGCGTTCGACGACGATTCGGATATCCCGTTTTAATGAATTAAGGAGTTATTATGGAAGAGAAGACCGTAAAAAAGCCTATGAGAAAGCCTGCGCGCAGGAAAGTTTGCGCTTTCTGTGCGGAAAAGGTCGAGGTGATCGATTATAAGGACGTGAACCGCCTGAAAAAATATGTGACCGAGGGCGGCAAGATCCTTCCCAGAAGAATGAGCGGCGTCTGCGCCATGCATCAGAGAGAACTCTCCAATGCCATCAAAAGAGCGCGCATCGTAGCCCTTCTCCCCTTCAAAGGCGAGTAAAAACACAAATAGTGAAAGCCCCGTATCTTCGGATACGGGGCTTTTTACGTCCTGTGAACGGGCACACACATGAATCGAAACGCACGTAATGATAAATCCGCCGTTTTCGGTGCAGAATCGTGCCCGTATGCGCCGCAAAGCATATGCAAAGCGGCGGCAGAAAACAAAACGCCCCCGCAGGCAATGCCTGGGGGGCGCCGTTCAGTGCGTTACAGCGACCTATTCGGAAACGCTGACCTTTACCTGCTTTCCGTCAAGAAATGTAAGGAGCAAGTCTGTTTCATTCTTTTCGATTTTTGCAACAAATTCGTCTTCGAACAAAACCTTTAAGTAATCGACAAATTCATTCAATTTCATTGTTATGTACCTCCTTGAAATTTTGTCGGTTGATTTGGACGTCAATGTTTTCATCCATGCATTTATTATATAACAAAATTTCCGTTTGGCACTGTCTATTAATGTTTGATAAACTCTTGTTTTGTCCCTTTTTGTCGAAAACTTCTCGCGGAGATCCATTATCTCCCATTCTTCGTCAAAACAAACAAAAATGCATCACGATATTTCAGTCTATGTAAACAAATTCTATGCGGATTTTGGCGAAACGCCCGAACAGGCGGGAAATCTGCCCCTCCATGCTGCGGGGCAGGATCACGCGAGTCAACTTTTTACAGCCCGCAAAGACTTTCCTTCCAACTTTCGGGATAAACCGCGCGATCGTGACTTCTCTGAGCGCCGCACAATTTGCGAATGCCTTAGAGCAGAGCGTATTTACGCCTTCAAGCCGCACGCGCACGAGTTGCGGACAGCACGAAAAGGCTTTTTTGCCGATCGTCGCCACTTCGGGGGCAAACGACACCCTGCCGACGAGCGCATCTTTATACGCGGCTTTCTTTGCGACGATCTTCACCTCGTCGGGCACGCGGGCGGCTTCGCCCGAATTGCGGGCGCGATAGCGCACGAGAACGCCGTCCCTGACCGTTGCGCCCGCAAGCAAAGCGCGCTCTTCTTCCGCGCCGTCGCTTTCGAAAGAATCGGACGCGGCGCGCCCCTCGGCAAAGCCGTAATTGGACGCCACGATGCCGACGCGTTGCTGTAAAGAGGAGAGCACCGTGTAAATGCCTTTGCCCTTTTCCGTCTTTTGTCCGAGATCGTAGATCTTACCGCAGTACGGGCAGACCGCTCTGCCGCCGCCTTCGGAAATTTTTAAATTCGCGCCGCACGTTTCGCACACGAGTTGCGTCTTTTTTTCCATATTCTTCGCCCCCCGATCAGCCGCCCAGGGTCTTTTTCATCTTGACGATCGCGTCGCTCCTGTTCTCGCCGCCCACTTTCAGGTAAATGGCGCTGATATAATTGCGCGCCGTACCCTCGGACAAATTCAGTGCCGAGGCGATCTGACGGTTGTTGAACCCCTCGTAGATCATGATGGCGATCTCCACTTCCCTATCGGAGAGATTATATTCCTTCTTTAAGCGTATTTCGCGGTCGGAAGTGACCATTTTAGCCGCGTCGGTGATCTTCTTGGCTATCTTTGCGGGGAGAATGGTATCGCCCGCGTAGGCGTTCTTTACGGCGCTTATCAGCGAATCCGCCGAAATATCTTTCAGAAGGTATCCGCTCGCGCCGCCCGCGATGGCACTTAATATATAATCGCTGTCGTCAAAGGTGGTGAGCATGATCACTTTTACTCCGGGATAACGTTTTTTGATCTCGCCCGTGGTGACGACGCCGTTCATGTTGGGCATGCGGATATCCAGAAGCACCACGTCTGGCACTTCTTTTTCCATCTTTTCGAGCGCCTCTACCCCGTCCGACGCCACGGCGATGACGTCGAGTTCTTCGTCGGTCGCAAGCACCGTCTTGATGCCTTCGGACAAGATCACCTGATCGTCCACGATCATCACTTTAATTTTCATCGGTTTTCTCCTTTTCCTCTTTCGCACCCGTCTTCAACGCCCCCGGAAGGCTCACGTTGATCTCGAACCCTTCGCCCGCTTCCGACACGAAATTGATCATGCCGCCCAGTTTTTCCGCTTTATTGCGCATGGCGGACAGCCCGAACCCCTCTTTAAAGGTATGCAGATCAGCGCCGCAGCCGTTGTCGGAGAGCAAAATTTCCACAAAATTCCCCATGTCTTTAAGTTCGAAAAAGAAAGCCGTGCTCCGTCCGTGTCTGAGGCCGTTGGAAATGCCCTCGCGAAGGAGATTCCCCACAAACCGCTCTGCGTCCTCGGTCATGGAAACGTCGTCTATCTTGCTGCGGATGGTCACGTCGGTGCCGTTGGTCGTTTCCCCCACGATGCTTTCCAGATATTCCTTGAAAGAAACGTTTTCGCGCCGCCCCGAAAGAAGGTGCACGGAAAGGCGCAGTTCTTCCAGACAATTTTTCGCCTGCACGTTGGCGGCGACGATGCGCTTTTTCGCCTCCTCGGGGTTTTTGTCCAACATCAGTTTTGCCGCTTCCGTCTGCATGATCACCGTCGTCAGCGAATGCCCCGCAGTGTCGTGGATATCCTTGGAAATGCGGTTGCGCTCTTCTAAGAGCGTCGCTTCCTCCAACTTATCGTAGGCGCGCAAAAGTTCGTTTTTGCTCTCTTCCAGTTCTTCCATGCTCTTTTCGATGAGTTTGTTCTTTCGGTACACCGTCATGGCGAAACTGAACATGATAAAGTGCAGTATGAGAATAATGAGGTCGGTAAAATACTGCGAAGAAGTGGCAAACGCCGATTCCAGCGTATTGCTGACGAGCGCCACTACCGCGTATTCGATGGTATATACGCCGATGTTGACGGCAAACATGATGATATTGTCGCGCAGCGTGGGGCTGGACAGGTAATATTCGGAGAGAACGAGCGCGTACACGAGATAGAGGTACGAAGTCGAGGTCTGCGGCGGTTTGCGCCAGGTGGCGAACAGCGTCAAAAGCACCAGCAGAATAGAGTCGAGCACATAAAAAGGGATTTTTTTGTAGAAATCGCGCACGAACAATGTCTGGATCGCCATCACGACGACGAGTACGACCGCGGTCGGCAGCGTCAGAAGAAAGAGCGCGCCGTCCATGTTCGCGAGCGCCACCGTG from Candidatus Borkfalkia ceftriaxoniphila includes the following:
- a CDS encoding DUF1538 domain-containing protein, which encodes MTNALKDKIFESLTSILPIALIVMGLSIILTPLETGTFVLFIVGVFLLIVGLGSFMLGADMSMLVIGEKIGSTITHSRKIWLIALISFVIGIIVTIAEPDLQILANQVSAVNNYLFIVTVAVGVGLFLMIAMLRIVFRVRLNILLIVFYTLAFILCIAFVPKDFWAVSFDSGGVTTGPMTVPFIMALGVGVASIRGDKHGQDDSFGLVALSSIGPVIAVLILGITFHVSGLEYDMNALHVGAVSDTQGVFMQYMHGFADYAKEVGIALSPILAFFVLFQIVSRSFHKKQLFKIGFGFIYTFVGLVLFLTGANVGFMPVGREIGEALAGLYGGWLLIPVGMLIGYFVVAAEPAVHVLNKQVERMSAGGITSAAMKKGLCIGVSISLGLAMLRIITGINIMWILIPGYVIALVLTFFTPALFTGIAFDSGGVASGAMVSSFVLPMAIGACNVLQGTGDIMTLAFGCVAFVALTPLISIQILGIHYKHKTYRIKRNFLHVEDKILEYEVE
- a CDS encoding diacylglycerol/lipid kinase family protein, whose amino-acid sequence is MLNIILNPVSNGGKVRRAFHKVQEKLLSLKTEFRVFETEREKQAIHLAHELTSEGPCDLLAIGGDGTLNEVINGFSNFENCRLGLIPAGTGNDFAVCAGIPLDPLKALDLVLNGEAKYTDYMQLDGGVRGINIIGTGIDVEILQRCRRSKILRGKLQYIFSLVISLFKFKNYSVRTECNGQEHRYQSLIACVGNGTTLGGGIRMCPAAEIDDGLLDFVVVDDVRRRQIPGAFLKLMKGKILEQKFTRFERCERAIVVPENKFTMNVDGELYDDLEFKVEIVKNKLKMFRP
- a CDS encoding CCA tRNA nucleotidyltransferase; translation: MKELIPEQIQILAQGCPFPLYVTGGAVRDCLAGLKCAADWDLAAPVSAETFEKAACKCGFTVQSVYKHTGTVNVSKEGVKIEFTSFRSDKYRRGEHAPCDVVFTDDIETDAKRRDFKCNAVYYEIARGEFVDPLGGIRDIRDKIISTTREADEVFSEDGLRLMRLARQAAQLGFTPDFPTLFGAKFNAALIGKISVERVFSELMLILHADEKYGIPYAQYNGLKVLQSTDVLRYILPELALGDGMPQRADFHDHDVLEHTLRTVKYADRRIRLAALLHDVGKPYCYRNFGNYHRHEIEGARIAEEILTRLKAPNKVIEDTVALTRTHMYDLNNQTKESKIRAFIVENFALYPRILLVKQADYSGCKDDLHVCPTVRRWTEIYDKMKAARAPFTLKELNICGKDLVGEIEDRNIGRILHALLLQCAKNPALNRRNYLLQEVKRLEETGEI
- a CDS encoding DNA recombination protein RmuC; translation: MAEIFSAIAVAVSALTLIVAIVIYNKIKLFPTRGGTSDDTYRLEQKLDKIGYLTENNAQNMQGFAEYSAKNQSAQLAGMQAKMDELNRLTEQRLNDISRTLAGEIKYMSEQNAKNLEQIRQTVDEKLSSTLENRLNKSYSLINERLEAVYKGIGEVQQLAGSVSDIKKVFTNVKLRGTWGEVQLSALLEQMLSPNQYRANVRINPLDNAVVEFAVLLPSREDETVYLPVDSKFPVEEYQRLIDAGDAMNKEAADKALKNLERALKLQADTIAKKYILPPLTADFAIMFLPLEGLYAETLKIPGLSEYFASRRIMACGPTNFGALLTTLQIGYKTAAIEKRSGELWELLSAFKHEFGNFVKILEKTQKKLQEAQDTIESAAKKTRTIERKLKNVAEISPSRADLLLGDGDDEPDGGENEVT
- the rpsF gene encoding 30S ribosomal protein S6, which gives rise to MKYEMLYLIDSSIAEDAREALIAKFEGLVASLGGKVLSTDKWGVKKLAYPIDYKSDAFYVLMTFEADGSSIKELDRVCGITDGVLRRMITKAN
- a CDS encoding single-stranded DNA-binding protein encodes the protein MNKVFLIGNLTRDPELSETASGISVCRFAIAVNRRFSSADAERQTDFFNVTAWRGQAENIAKFTKKGSKVAVAGSIQIRNYEDSQGQKRTAVDVVADEVEFLSARNADSDGGSDFSAPAPKKKPTLQAFDDDSDIPF
- the rpsR gene encoding 30S ribosomal protein S18, with product MEEKTVKKPMRKPARRKVCAFCAEKVEVIDYKDVNRLKKYVTEGGKILPRRMSGVCAMHQRELSNAIKRARIVALLPFKGE
- a CDS encoding leucine-rich repeat protein codes for the protein MEKKTQLVCETCGANLKISEGGGRAVCPYCGKIYDLGQKTEKGKGIYTVLSSLQQRVGIVASNYGFAEGRAASDSFESDGAEEERALLAGATVRDGVLVRYRARNSGEAARVPDEVKIVAKKAAYKDALVGRVSFAPEVATIGKKAFSCCPQLVRVRLEGVNTLCSKAFANCAALREVTIARFIPKVGRKVFAGCKKLTRVILPRSMEGQISRLFGRFAKIRIEFVYID
- a CDS encoding response regulator transcription factor, which gives rise to MKIKVMIVDDQVILSEGIKTVLATDEELDVIAVASDGVEALEKMEKEVPDVVLLDIRMPNMNGVVTTGEIKKRYPGVKVIMLTTFDDSDYILSAIAGGASGYLLKDISADSLISAVKNAYAGDTILPAKIAKKITDAAKMVTSDREIRLKKEYNLSDREVEIAIMIYEGFNNRQIASALNLSEGTARNYISAIYLKVGGENRSDAIVKMKKTLGG
- a CDS encoding sensor histidine kinase, whose protein sequence is MTLKDLKTDKSVIRILQFIILILLVVTCITVALANMDGALFLLTLPTAVVLVVVMAIQTLFVRDFYKKIPFYVLDSILLVLLTLFATWRKPPQTSTSYLYLVYALVLSEYYLSSPTLRDNIIMFAVNIGVYTIEYAVVALVSNTLESAFATSSQYFTDLIILILHFIMFSFAMTVYRKNKLIEKSMEELEESKNELLRAYDKLEEATLLEERNRISKDIHDTAGHSLTTVIMQTEAAKLMLDKNPEEAKKRIVAANVQAKNCLEELRLSVHLLSGRRENVSFKEYLESIVGETTNGTDVTIRSKIDDVSMTEDAERFVGNLLREGISNGLRHGRSTAFFFELKDMGNFVEILLSDNGCGADLHTFKEGFGLSAMRNKAEKLGGMINFVSEAGEGFEINVSLPGALKTGAKEEKEKTDEN